aattgaaaaatataatctgatttattagtataattgatagtaggataacattgaatcacttttataaacgttagggatacaaataggacgatttaaatgttagggacacaaataggacttactccaaacgttggggacaaaaacgatactttactcttattattattattattattattattattattattattattattattattattattattattattattattattattattataaatttgacAATAAAAATATGTAACATGATATTctctaattataaataaaattaaattaaaattaaaagtgaaatatagctatattatattattaatttaacaaTCAAAGTGTGTCACATGACACTCATTAAAATTGATATGAAatatttttctctaaaattaataaattccCTTCTTCCATTCTCTTATCTacctctctctccttctctatTTCTCTCTACCATTCCTACTATATATATAgcttataatttatattttatattaataatttgacaAACCAAAATGTATTATGAGATATTTttcattataattaaaataaaatatttttctttcgaattaacaaattttttctctcttttttcttcttttatctttctctcttttttctctcttattttttatttttctttacttttttgttctaaaaaaataaaattaataagataatataattcaaataaattaataaaattacaaagaatacgttaaatttatagttaaatataattaaaaaataatcctgtaatattattcatataaaaaatatattattattatattcatattttattagttttaaatttttatcttttatctttttaatctatatttttatttttttaaatatttattatttataatttgaagaAAATACTTTACATTGTGACtaataattagaattaatattcaattattttaaaaaaatgactttgaattaattttataactattaatataaattattttatactaatatctaattataacggtaaaaaatattagtaatataCTAATATTCAAGTAAAATTTATAACGATGAAAGAAGTAGaaccttctttttttttttggaaacaAGATTGGATGGTAAAAGATCATTGATTATTCATATCAATGtatagttaataattaaaataaactcttttgaaaaaaaaatgtggtTTCTGAATAGAACAATTGGATGTAAGGACTATTGAGATAGTAGAAGGGGATCATAATAATGGCGGGGCATAGCGATGATTGAATTAACTGTGTGTTTGTGCTAACATACTCGGTATGTTTTCTCTCTATAGTCTATTGTGCTACCCTTTTTGACTCCTTTGGCTGCGAAATCGCAGATCTCATATCCCATCCCAAAGTATCATATATTTTGTGTGCCCACGTAATTAAAAATCCAAACTGATGTAATTGATGCTATACAATAATTAATTGTACGGACTGGTATGTCTAATTAATTAGTCTTAGCAATTAGCAAAAAACATTCAAATTGGATTTTATTATGCACGTATCATTATCTTCATAGAAACATATAATTGTAATTTGTGGCATAAAACATGCACCTAATATATATATGATTGCTATTTATATAgagaaattttttttccaacaatttttttaatatttcttgTGATTATTTAgttagtataaatattaaattattttattaaataaattttataaatatatgtgtgtcaattttaaaatatttaagtgcaaattgtattaatttatgtgtgtaaaattctaataaatatagaTACAAACTATATGTTTTTTATGTgcaaagtatttataaatatgaaTGGAAATTATTGTTGGCTAAATAccgataaaaaataataatatttactgATGATATAaaatgtttatttatatttattagaaatatagatacaaatatgtttattatttgtttaataagacacaaaatataataatacaCAGAATATATATTAgtgtttttccaaaaaattaggacacaaatattatattaaatgacatagctttttattataattttatcttttcaaaatttttaaaattctaattatcacCTTGATTTTCAACAATTTCTTCCATATTAGaagtaaattaatttttaatcagAAATGTGTATATGACCTTTTACTAGTATTTCAATAACCAAACAaactaaatatatttatatcatTACATGTATTTCTGTGTattagtgtatatatatatatttttgtatttgtgtTTCTATTATCAAGAGACAGTAAACAAATTAAACAGAGAGTATATTCACATTCACATATACATATGAGCAAAGGATTGGAGAGTCTCATTGCATTGGATTGAACAGTAAGGCGTAAAGGCATAGAAACAAGACCATGAGACCCACAAGCTCATTCATGCATGGCAGCATGACCCACACGGTATTGAAAAGAATGGTTATGATTGCAGTCTTAGGGTTGAAAGAAACACAAACTAAAAAGATACATCTTTCATTGGTTATTTATTACTTTGGTTTTGGATCCCTCCCCTCTCATCTACTCTATAACTCAAAAAGTGAAAGCTCCAAAACTTATATTCTTTGCAACCCTTCACAAGCAAACCCAATTAACCAAAACTTTTTTCAGTCACATTTTCACACTCAGACCTCTTTGTTTTTCAACCAATTTGTTGGAAAAGAACAACTAACTGACAGTGCTTAATGAACCTCTTTGTTTCATTCAAATTCATTCCCATTTTTCCTTCACTCTGATCTCCTTCTCTATAATGTATATAATTACTCCATGACCTTTTACATAATAAACTGGATTTGATGTTGTTGAAGACTAAAGGATTCAAACACATGAAAACAGAAAAACTAAACTAGTTACCCTGCACTTTCTCTACTTTCTACAGCAAATAAATTTGAACAAAGGAACATATAAGCTTTTATGTAAGAGAAAAGAAAACTCTTACACCCTCATTGAATGATAGCAAACACACCTTTGGAGAAACTTTGAGCTGGGGGGAATGAAGCCTGGTCCGAGATCATTCTGACCATCCGCATATTGGTTAATGGAAGGAATGGTCTCGAACCAGACAGCATTCCCCTCAACTCCTTCATCATATGTATACGTGTGTGTGCGGGGAAAAGTGGGAGAGAATTAAAGAATGGAAGATTAGTTAGTTTGAGAGGAGAGGGCAGAGAGCACTGTTGGATATTGATATGGCCATGCATTGCCTTTCATGGTCCCTTCTTATATACGTGAATGTGGGGAATGTGTCGGAAAATAAAACTCCCCCACTTGCTTCCCAACCAAATTGTTGCCATGGATTCACTATTTTAccttttcatatatatataaatccaTAGGTATGTGTATATTGTATAGTTTACTAAACATATAATAAAGTAAGCTTTAGTATTTTTAGAGTTCAGGTCATGGATTTAAACCGTAAAATCAGTTATTGATGTAATTATCAGATTAGGCTATTTATATTCTTTGggtctagtttttttttttttttttttaactctaCATTAAGATAGGATATTTGTATACTGAGTTGTCTTTTCTCtactttttattatcttttttcttGCAACTAAATAGTGAATTATCTTTTGAATGTGAATTTCCTTTGTccttttgatgatttttcttgTGTGTGGGTGGGGGCAAGCAGGTAGAACTTTCTGACCTATATGGTTGTCTGTTTATAATTAGGGGTTCccatttatattatttatagtTATACTTGTTGCAGATGTgtacttttatttgtttttcttaaACATAGGCAAATTTATATAAGTCTTTGAAAATGAAAAGGAAAGATAAATTTATGGAATGTAAAGTGGTAAATAACTAAACAGGACCCATATTTGCCTTATTGATGGTAAATGCTTTCACATCAATAAAAGATTGGTTGGTTAGTAGTGATGCAAAAGTAACAACCTCTTTTAGTATTTGTTAAAGGACCTGCAAAGCTCCCTTTAAATCCTGCCTTCTTTATTCCCATTTCTTGGAATATTGATTGATGTCTTTATGGTGgagaattatatttttcttcaaacAATGAATATGTAACATAATTACATAGCATTCTTTGTTAgctaaatatataaaattgatgatATTGTTTTACTTATATACAATTCCATGGACATTTTGCATGAGTGTGAGACCAGAGTTATGAATTGTTGCATTAAACAGTGATTAAAAGCAAATAAGACAGTGTGTATAATGATCAAGATCTTTAGATAGGTGTTTAAAGTAGTTCTCTCTTTTGCTTGCcacttgaaaaaaaaaggggccCCTAGAACAGTGAGATTGATCAAGGGAAGAAATGGGGAACCTTTATATTCTTCATTGATCAATGATGCTCTCAAACAGTGAGATTCCAAGCTTATATAGAAAGAAATCCTGGTTGTGCTAGAACAGATGCAGTGATAAAGAGGAAGTGGTAAGAAGACAGAGGATACCCaaatagaaaatttttaaaatgaaacaAATTAATTGGTTGAAAATGAGGAAAAGGTTAAAACAATTTAATGGGCGGAGTCATTATTCTAAGTtgtatattttgattattttctCGCTATGCCCACATGTCTTGCCATATTAAGACAGGGACATTAAATAGCTTGAGATAatgttagtatttttattttattttttctcagTGGAGGACAATGTTAGTTTATATTACAATGCTATTTAGCTACATGACTATGCATCATCTATGGATATTTGGCAATTATTTCTGGCTGCTCAATTGGCTACAACaacaaagagaagaaaacaaaatgcATTTAATACGAGTGTGGTCTACAAAGTAAAAACAAACTTGAGGCTGTGAGTTTTGAAATTGAGAAATATTTGTACTACTATCTTATTTTGTGAAATAACATTGAGAAATGCTAAAATAATTATGCTGTGATGATAAGTCTAATTGATTATATAACAGATGGAATGTGTTTGTTTGaattgattgaaaaacaattggTTTTATATGTTAGAATTACATACTACTATTCtaccaataaataaataaaatgatcTTAAATCCACATGCAATATAAGGCATTATTTCATCAAAGTTGCAACGCGCAGATTacttcaaatttatttattgacCTATGTATACCCTTATTAATATCCACTTACAAGTAAAGATAGTGTGGAGTTGAATTTTTAGGTGAATGCCATGGCATCTataatattgtgtttaatttattaaaaaagacaaataaaaaatatttaataaattttaaatattttatttttattttatatgttttattgtttatttataaaaataaattagacaaTTTAAACACTATAATAAAAGACACCATAAAACTCACCAAATTTTTATAATGTAAATCCTTAATATCCACTTCTCTTCATTAATGTAACTGAATGTAGGTGAAAttaaaaggataaaaaaaaaCTGTTTCCAACTATAAAAAGAAAGTAATTTAATAAAGAATGGCGATGACGAGACCCCATAACCGCCAAAGAGTAAGAAAAAAATCCATAACGGCCAAAGTAAGATGGAGGGAAAAAAATGGACACGCGTCGCAGTGTGATAGGTAATGGTTTTGAGAAGTTATAACTGAAAGGCACTATAAGAGAATAGTGATCACTTGATGGAACGTGCATTTCTTGTTGAAGAAGCTTCTGAGTTCTGAGCTGAGAGAAAGAGATCGGAGAGAGTAGCTAGCTAACTACGAAAGTTGAGTTCAACAATTGTCGCTGAGAAAGAGAGGGGAAAAGCGCACGCGAAGGAAGAGAGAGCTCGCAAGTTGCAATAATGGAGGTGATAGTGAGTGCTGATGCTGTTAGTGCTGAGAACAACAACGAGGCGAATCATCGTCGTAATgaaaaggaggagaagaagatcGTTCGCATTCAGGTTTCCAAAACCAAGAAACGCCTCGATTTCTACCTCAACCTTTCTAAGGTATCTTTCTTCGAGTTCACCTTCACTTAATTTTCGGTTTCATTATTTTTACATTGAATCAATCTGTTTCGGTTTTGGATTAGTTTAGCTTTGTAGTGATTCTTGTACGTTCTTGATTTGATTTCTTACTGATCGTTCACCTTACTGCAATTTGCAATCCAATGATAACATAACGTCTTCAATTCATATATAGATAGAATTAGATTCAAATACCTTATATTTATCTGTATTTTTTTGCTGATGCAGAGGTATATAAAGCAGAACAATGACGTCGCTCTCTGCGCGCTCGGCATGGGTATTGATTTCTTTCACTTCtctgctttcttttgtttctgcacCTTATTACCACATTACTTCTTTTTCCATTAGGCTCCATCAGGAAAATTATCATTGTGTTTCAATATAAACGATGGAGTACAACTACTTCACTGATTGTGGGAAAAGCAATTAAGAATGAAGATACAGGAATTTTAGAAGATGAAATATGTTCCTTTCTTTCTTGAATTGCGATCcattctttcttgttttctaactgtattttttgtttaattgaaTTATTCAGCTATTCCAACAGCTATACTCATCTCTGAAATTCTGAAACGCAATGGGTGGGCAACTGAGAAAAGTACGATCACTACTACTGTCCTTAATTAGTGTCTACAAAGCAATACGTTTATTCTAACTAATGCTAAGTTTCAATGGAAGTGGATTTCATATGGCCCTGTATGTGATGCAGATTTAGCGATAGCCACTGTTGCCGCTAAAGTCAAGGAAGGCCGGGCGATTCACAAGCCTAAGGTTTTTTATTATTACCCTGCAtgcttgctttctttcttttatatctTGATTGTCACTTATTTGTTCAGTGTGCTGTGTTAGTGACCTAGCTGATATTAATTTCTTTTTGCACAGATTGAGATTGTTCTGGGTAAGGATAATGAAGTTGACGGAAGCACTGTTGCTGAGACATTGGAGAATGGTGCTGAGAATAAGGCGTAAAAGTAGTGTCGTGCATGATGATGCTTCTCCGCATCTTCTGTATGCAATGGAGTTAGAACCTGTATATGTTCGTTCGTTCATTCTGttaatctttttctttctttcttcggGGATGAGTAGGTGATAAAATGCAAAGTGTACTCTACCCACACTTTCAGATCTTTCAATGATACTTCATACTATTACTGAATCACAATGAAATGAAATGCGCGCTAGTTGTCTTGATTCAGCCACATTACTCTCTGTCTCAAATTACATTTTAAAGCCACTTATCAAATCACACCAGTTAGAGTTAGAGAAGCCACAATTTGGCTAACGACAAGTCACAAGATTCACAACTTTTGAGATTTTGATGAAATATCGATAGGTAAATCCTTGTTCTGCATGAAGCcattaatttgattatattattGTTGATGAAGGTGGCAAGCAGAGATTggatgattattattattattattattataaaataaactttcCATGGGTGGTCGCTTACGTTCTAATGACATTCAATTAAAGTAAGTgtgtatatttattattaactaCGGCAAATAAAAACCTAATTTGCGTCTTTGGGAGGCGGAGCTGCTAGTGTGAAAACTTGCAAGTGTAGTTAGAGAGAGAATGGATCCGCTGTCAGCTCTGAGAGACTTCACGATGAGAGGGGAGCTGGAGAAGATCGTTAGGGTGAACGGCGAGTTCCGGTTCGGGGAGGAGTACTCGTTCCCCTGCTCGGCGGAGACAGCGTATCGGTCGACGAAGGGGAACAGGTACACACTGGAGACGCTGGTGCACTACATAAACAACCACCAGCTGAAGCACACGGAGTACTTCCAGAGCACCTTCGCCCTCGGCATCCCCTCTGTCACCCTCCCTGATCGCAAGCCCCTCCTCCAATACCTCCAGGGCTCCCTCTCCTCCACCGACTCCGTCGAGTATCGCCCGGAGGATATCCCCCaccctctccctctccctctccctcccAACCCTAATAATCCACCACTCCTCCACCAACAACAACTTCCCTCCGGCGTCATTCCCCAAAATGCCCCTCACCCTCACCCTCCCCCTTCTCATACCCCTGCCGCCCCGGAGGAGCCCCAATTGGACTTCATCTCCCTCATTCGCTCCGCCGAGAAGCCCCTCAAGGACCGCGAGTCCCTTCTCGAGTGCAAGAACAGGGACTTCTACAGCGTCCTCGTCGCCGCCACCAAGCGTGAGGAGGAGCGCCAGCGCATCGAGTCCCAGCAGCGCAAGGACGGCCTTGTCGCCAAGAGCCGTCTCATGGGCGCCGACGAgaggggtttagggtttggtgACGACATGAGCTACGACCCCACTCCCAAGCCCAAGATGCATCTCAAGGGTTCCAAGATTGGGGAAGGGGTCCCCATCATTTTCGTGCCCAGCGCGTTTCAGACGCTGATCACTATTTACAACGTGAAGGAGTTTCTGGAGGATGGGGTCTATATACCCACCGATGTTAAGGTGAAGCAGATGAAGGGCGCCAGGCCTGATTGCGTGACGGTGCAGAAGAAGCTGAGCAGGGACAGGGTGGTCACCGCTTATGAGGTCAGGGATAAGCCCTCTTCCCTCAAGGGTGAGGATTGGGATCGTGTTGTCGCCGTTTTCGTCTTGGGCAAGGAGTGGCAATTTAAGGAATGGCCTTTCAAGGATCATGTCGAGATTTTTAACAAAAGTCAGTCAATTTTTTATGCTTTGTGTATTTCTATCTGTGCTTACGCCTCTGCTCTCCTATTCGGATTGTCAGTTGAGAAATGCCACATTCATGTTTTTTATGTTGATGATGATCGTGTTGACCATTTGAGATGTTCTTGCAGTTATTGGGTTTTACATGCGTTTTGAAGATGATAGTTTGGAATCAGCAAAAATTGTGAAGCAGTGGAATGTGAAGATTATATCGGTGGGTGCCCTACCTTGTTGGTTTTATTTTGCATGCTTGTTCAAACTATTGCTCTTCTTGCTTCCTATATATTTCCTCTTTTCTGGCTTGCGATCTAACTagaaatttctaattttttttgcagATTAGCAAGAACAAGCGACATCAAGACAAGGCTGCAGCATTGGAGGTCTGGGACAGGCTAGAAGAGTTTGTACGGTCACGATCACATTCTTAATGTGTGTACCATATTTATAACCCTGTATGTAATATTCGTTTCCTCAAACTGAATACTAAACATTTTTGGCTGTCTTATGATGTGTTATGAGATGAGATAAATAGTCCAAATAATTTATTGTTAGTGAAATTAGTATTGACAATTTGTTGATTTCTTTTTTATGCTACCCTTGCTTGTTTTCCAATGCATTAGGTAAACATAATTGAAGATTGTGTATTGCTGAAAGTTGAAGCATTTGCACTCTCAAGTAATCTGATAAATTATAGGATTAGTCACCTTGGCTGGAGTTGTTGAACTTAGTAACTTTGAGGATTTATTAATGTCTAGAATCTAGTTGAGCTTTTACAGTTTTTCTGTTAACTCTTCCATGGCTAGAAAACTACAGAGTACAGAGAACCCTTCAATTCCATAACTAAGATGTTAGAAAATAGATAGAAAAGTAATCTTGAATCCATGGAATGATCAGTTATGCTCCAATTACTTGGTCTGGTTTCACAGATTTTGAAGCTTACTCGAGTGTCGTTAGTCATTAGTCAAGGTTGTCGTTACtattaaatgtaaagggaatGATAATCTCCTGAAATCTTATGAAAAGTTTTACAGGGAAGCCGCTGATTCAATAGATACTAAGTATATAATTCCTTCAGAATTGTGGTTTCTTAATTGGCTTTATATTCAGTCTTCCATTGCTTCGGCAACTTTTGTATTGTTAAAAGTTAAAACCATTCAAAAACTTTGCATATTAATATTCATTGGACTAGGTGTGATAAACATACATTAGTTTCTTTGACAGGTTTCAAGTGATAGTTGATTGCCTTTGTCAGTGCCTAAAGGTGCTAGAAACAAAAGCTTAGCTTGTTATTGTTTTTTGTGTTTTCCCCCTTTGGGAGCTTGGGTGAGGGGGGCAGGTTGTCTCAGTAATGTTTGTTTCGAATTAGGTCATAGTAGCAAACCACAATTACAAGCATTTATTCATATGGGAGAAAATGATATCTCCATGATAATACAGAACAGCATAATCCAATATAGGTGACAAAAATGAATAGATTGAACCCCTCAGCCTAAGGGTTTCTCAATAATACATGAGGAAAACAATGAAAATTGACAATGGcaataaaaaggaaaaagaaaaaaacataaaaGGCAAGCCAGCCAGCAGGGAAAGAATCAGTATGTTCTGAAAGCTGAAGCGTATATTACTGCCAAAGTAAGGAACAGAGGAACCGATAACTTGACAGAATTGCCACTGGATGAGCCACTATCCGTTGTAGGTACGCTCTTGGATCCGGATCCTGCAATTTTATGTCAACTTGAATGGTTAACACAGACAAACTTGGAAAATGAATTCATCAGGTATAAGCTGAGAAGTTAGTATATTGTACCTGAAGAATCTGTGGTTGGAGAGTTGGGAGACTCTGCTGCTGTTCCTGTTCCTGTTGCTGATCCAGCTGGTGAGTTTGCTGGGGAGGGAGAAGAAGCTGTTGACAAACACATAAAACTTATTAGCAGAAATGATGTGGATTGGAATAGGATGTACTTGTAGTAGAGGTTTCATAAGATTAGAAGGTTAGATATTTGCCTAGTATGTCTCCATATTCATTGTGAAGGTTTGGATATGCATATTTGAAGGGATTTGTTGCCTTTACCTTTACACTGACTGACAGATGGGGTTTTCCCCAACTTGCAAGCACTGGGAAGAGCCAGAGCCTGAGTTTGGTTGATGTTGATCCCCAATGATGAACCACCTCCGTTAAGGACCTGGCAGAGGCATTGTGGCTGCGAGCCCAGCACACTGGAAAGCTGGGAACAGCATCCTGAAGATGGGGTTGAGGAGTTCCCTGTGATATAGTTAAGGCAGGGTGACAGGCTCACTATAACATTGGTGCAACTCGACGATTGTGCTGCAGCCCCTGCACACAGCATTGCCATCACCACCATAGCAAAGCTCATCTTAGATATTCTGTGTTCCATTGTAATTGTTTGATGCAtatatgttttctttttgtcttttgGTATTGAAGAAATACTATGTAGTTTGATGAGAATGGTGTTGAAGGAGGGAGGTAGGGGATCCCTTTTGTAGAGAAAGGATGCACAGAAAGTCAGAAACTGACAATGGGAAGGTGATGCTGTTGAACAACTCCTCCCACTCTCTTAACGGAATTCGTTTAATACTTTGTGGCGGCCATTATTCTGTAATATAATAAGCGTAAATGTGAAATTCGGTTATGCAGATAACCAACTTTTTGCTCATGTGTTCACCTGGCAGTGGGCCAGAGGCAGACTTTGAAAACATGACATATCCAGAGATTTCCACGTGTCTTACGGTGGGACAATGTTGAGCAAGGAGTCTAATGGTGTCCTTGCTTGCTATATTGTAACTTGTATTCTTGTAACCCCAGTTATCAGATTGCGGGCATGACTGGGCATGCTAAGCTAGTGATTTAATTTAACACAATTTTTTCGCACTTTCTATGAAGAATTTAATTCGATTATTTCTTTTGTCaccatttttttcatttaaagaatatatatatatatatatatatatatatatatatatggtgaaTTTTATCATACTCTCTCTAAAATAAAGGGTAAATTATCCcttgtgatatatatatattgaaaatgaTTCACCAGATGAGTTTTATGAAGTGGAAAAGATATTTACGAATGCAATTGATGCACTCGAAGGTAAATGAGAGCTTATGGTCCGTGATGATAAAAGTCATAAAGACATTTGAAAATATTCTTTAAATCCTCAAGTCATAAACACAGTTAAAAGCATTATTGTTGATGATGTCAAATACAAGTTTCAAGGGATGGCAGACAATAGGATTTGCAAGATGAGGTGACAATTATGCATTTAATCACTTTCATGAGATAAATTTTGCAGAGAGTGAGCTTCGAGAATGTTATCACCATACAGAAGAGGGTGGAGGAGGTGCAGCGAGTATATGCTGAGGTTGGGAAGGAGTTGTGCCTATGTAGCAGAGATTTTCCGTACCTCGATAGTATAAATGTTGCGACGTGTAATAAGCTGAATACGTACTTGCACCTTGTTGATGGGTTTGTGAGTTCACCGCAAAGAGATTTTTCTGGCGGTGACAGCCACCACCACTATCATAAACTGGTGGTGCTaaactaaatttaaataatcacaagagagagaaagaaaagtagAGAATATATACTTAATTATTATGGTTAATATTCAACTTAATTGTAATTATAAAcactatataaaaaataatttattttttattttaaagaggACATGGTAGCattcacatatatatatatatatatatggcaaTTTAAAGCGATTTTGATACTTGTCATATTCaagtgaataataataataataataataataataataataataataatagtagtagtagtagtagcagCATCTGCAGCAAAGACAAAAAGATTTGGTAAGCTATGTTTCATTGGCAAGTTGACCAAATTTAACATTTGGTAAGTCATACGAGTAACAATTAAATATTCAAAGTAGTAGAGGGGCAAGGAAACCAATGAAGAAAGAACTGCTACATGGATTCGGTTATCCACCTTAGCGGCTGACCTAATAAAGAATGATTCTGTTATCCATTTCCCAACGATTAGTGATTAGTTATGGTAGTTGAACTCTTGAACCAACTTTGAGTTTCCCTTCCTAAATATAAATTGGTTCATCCTGTTCTTTCCCAATCATAAAACTCCCTGACCCAGTTTTTCTTTGTACTTCCTGAGCACAAGAAGTCCACTAGAGAATCCAAACTCCTAGCAAATCCAAAATCTTAAGTAGAAAACACACATGGAACGCTTGGTGCCTCTGTGCCACATAGTCGCGGTATTAGCCGTGGTCATGGCAATGGTTGTGCCGGCCTATGCCCAGATCAGTACCCCTTGCAACACATCAACGATAAGCACTTCCTTCACCC
The genomic region above belongs to Arachis stenosperma cultivar V10309 chromosome 5, arast.V10309.gnm1.PFL2, whole genome shotgun sequence and contains:
- the LOC130982213 gene encoding non-specific lipid transfer protein GPI-anchored 5-like, which produces MHQTITMEHRISKMSFAMVVMAMLCAGAAAQSSSCTNVIVSLSPCLNYITGNSSTPSSGCCSQLSSVLGSQPQCLCQVLNGGGSSLGININQTQALALPSACKLGKTPSVSQCKASSPSPANSPAGSATGTGTAAESPNSPTTDSSGSGSKSVPTTDSGSSSGNSVKLSVPLFLTLAVIYASAFRTY
- the LOC130982211 gene encoding protein CDC73 homolog yields the protein MDPLSALRDFTMRGELEKIVRVNGEFRFGEEYSFPCSAETAYRSTKGNRYTLETLVHYINNHQLKHTEYFQSTFALGIPSVTLPDRKPLLQYLQGSLSSTDSVEYRPEDIPHPLPLPLPPNPNNPPLLHQQQLPSGVIPQNAPHPHPPPSHTPAAPEEPQLDFISLIRSAEKPLKDRESLLECKNRDFYSVLVAATKREEERQRIESQQRKDGLVAKSRLMGADERGLGFGDDMSYDPTPKPKMHLKGSKIGEGVPIIFVPSAFQTLITIYNVKEFLEDGVYIPTDVKVKQMKGARPDCVTVQKKLSRDRVVTAYEVRDKPSSLKGEDWDRVVAVFVLGKEWQFKEWPFKDHVEIFNKIIGFYMRFEDDSLESAKIVKQWNVKIISISKNKRHQDKAAALEVWDRLEEFVRSRSHS
- the LOC130979667 gene encoding uncharacterized protein At2g34160-like; translation: MEVIVSADAVSAENNNEANHRRNEKEEKKIVRIQVSKTKKRLDFYLNLSKRYIKQNNDVALCALGMAIPTAILISEILKRNGWATEKNLAIATVAAKVKEGRAIHKPKIEIVLGKDNEVDGSTVAETLENGAENKA